The following coding sequences are from one Diabrotica virgifera virgifera chromosome 2, PGI_DIABVI_V3a window:
- the LOC126879925 gene encoding uncharacterized protein LOC126879925 isoform X2, translating into MLKTEYSITLIFSLIHVGHTIPPGENGKDLPNNFHLEQYQSRIKIPTGSGAASGSGCKFGKKPVKIYKTDGNGKTFLDIQYINVGYNYEYNINCGTVGGSESQYPSQDDNAITYGGGHKPHRPIFGGHHKPGFGNHHKPGIGNHHKPLGGNHQGTASEDTDLDETHNTNRPNRPFLSNFFGNRPFQNIFGQSHQSSEAQQPGVFNNIVNSFTSILPSPQDFGQGLGDGISSFILTIPQIGQSFQSLLPNFGNFFGGAPSVQNIPNPPSPVDPGDMTYNDEIKPVHEEHDPVTDPYKNRLRPGQYLVASHPLFGSATFDLSPINPIKLYQQFTDEVADYFGDFFKFRRYN; encoded by the exons ATGTTGAAAACA GAGTATTCAATTACACTAATTTTTAGTTTAATTCATGTTGGCCATACTATTCCCCCAGGTGAAAACGGTAAAGACCTACCCAATAACTTTCATCTGGAGCAATATCAATCCAGAATAAAAATACCTACAGGCTCGGGTGCAGCTTCAGGTTCAGGTTGTAAATTCGGAAAAAAACcggtaaaaatttataaaaccgATGGTAATGGAAAAACGTTTCTCGACATTCAATATATAAATGTCGGATATAACTACGAATACAATATAAACTGCGGAACAGTGGGTGGAAGTGAGTCGCAATATCCATCTCAAGATGATAATGCTATCACCTATGGGGGTGGACATAAACCTCATAGACCTATCTTTGGTGGTCATCACAAACCAGGATTTGGAAATCATCATAAACCAGGAATTGGAAATCATCATAAACCATTGGGTGGAAATCATCAAGGAACTGCATCAGAAGATACAG ATTTGGATGAAACACACAATACTAATAGACCAAACCGACCATTTCTCTCCAACTTTTTCGGAAATAGACCGTTTCAAAATATTTTTGGACAATCACATCAATCTTCAGAAGCTCAACAACCAG GTGTTTTCAATAATATCGTAAACAGTTTTACCAGCATCCTCCCTTCTCCTCAAGACTTTGGACAAGGTCTAGGGGATGGTATTTCATCGTTTATCCTGACGATACCCCAAATAGGACAAAGTTTTCAGTCATTGTTACCTAATTTTGGAAACTTTTTTGGTGGTGCACCTTCAG TACAGAATATACCAAATCCACCTAGCCCTGTGGACCCTGGGGATATGACTTACAACGATGAAATAAAACCAGTTCACGAAGAGCATGATCCTGTTACAGATCCCTACAAGAATCGTCTCCGACCTGGTCAGTATTTGGTAGCTTCACATCCGTTGTTCGGTAGCGCCACATTTGACTTATCACCCATTAACCCTATCAAACTTTACCAACAGTTTACTGATGAGGTGGCGGATTATTTtggagatttttttaaatttagaagaTATAACTAA
- the LOC126879925 gene encoding uncharacterized protein LOC126879925 isoform X1: MLKTEYSITLIFSLIHVGHTIPPGENGKDLPNNFHLEQYQSRIKIPTGSGAASGSGCKFGKKPVKIYKTDGNGKTFLDIQYINVGYNYEYNINCGTVGGSESQYPSQDDNAITYGGGHKPHRPIFGGHHKPGFGNHHKPGIGNHHKPLGGNHQGTASEDTDLDETHNTNRPNRPFLSNFFGNRPFQNIFGQSHQSSEAQQPGVFNNIVNSFTSILPSPQDFGQGLGDGISSFILTIPQIGQSFQSLLPNFGNFFGGAPSVQNIPNPPSPVDPGDMTYNDEIKPVHEEHDPVTDPYKNRLRPATNFYPKYQNYHSRIRQEDYKISSRSFDRDVEEMINSRSFEGRRTQYKDNRNIKFLS, encoded by the exons ATGTTGAAAACA GAGTATTCAATTACACTAATTTTTAGTTTAATTCATGTTGGCCATACTATTCCCCCAGGTGAAAACGGTAAAGACCTACCCAATAACTTTCATCTGGAGCAATATCAATCCAGAATAAAAATACCTACAGGCTCGGGTGCAGCTTCAGGTTCAGGTTGTAAATTCGGAAAAAAACcggtaaaaatttataaaaccgATGGTAATGGAAAAACGTTTCTCGACATTCAATATATAAATGTCGGATATAACTACGAATACAATATAAACTGCGGAACAGTGGGTGGAAGTGAGTCGCAATATCCATCTCAAGATGATAATGCTATCACCTATGGGGGTGGACATAAACCTCATAGACCTATCTTTGGTGGTCATCACAAACCAGGATTTGGAAATCATCATAAACCAGGAATTGGAAATCATCATAAACCATTGGGTGGAAATCATCAAGGAACTGCATCAGAAGATACAG ATTTGGATGAAACACACAATACTAATAGACCAAACCGACCATTTCTCTCCAACTTTTTCGGAAATAGACCGTTTCAAAATATTTTTGGACAATCACATCAATCTTCAGAAGCTCAACAACCAG GTGTTTTCAATAATATCGTAAACAGTTTTACCAGCATCCTCCCTTCTCCTCAAGACTTTGGACAAGGTCTAGGGGATGGTATTTCATCGTTTATCCTGACGATACCCCAAATAGGACAAAGTTTTCAGTCATTGTTACCTAATTTTGGAAACTTTTTTGGTGGTGCACCTTCAG TACAGAATATACCAAATCCACCTAGCCCTGTGGACCCTGGGGATATGACTTACAACGATGAAATAAAACCAGTTCACGAAGAGCATGATCCTGTTACAGATCCCTACAAGAATCGTCTCCGACCTG CTACGAACTTTTATCCAAAATACCAAAATTATCATTCGAGAATCAGACAAGAGGACTACAAAATTTCAAGTAGAAGCTTCGATCGAGATGTGGAAGAAATGATCAATTCTAGATCCTTTGAAGGACGAAGAACGCAGTATAAAGATAACCGTAATATTAAATTTCTTTCGTAA